In Flavobacteriales bacterium, one genomic interval encodes:
- the galE gene encoding UDP-glucose 4-epimerase GalE: MKKVIVTGGAGFIGSHTCVELHNAGYTPVIVDDLRNSEERALEGIAAIMGKAPSTHRVDCTDAAAMDAVFAKEGEVFGVIHFAADKAVGESVKEPLKYYRNNVGSLVVLLGAMKKHGVERIVFSSSCTVYGQPEELPVTEAAPDRNANSPYGFTKVVCEQLLRDQSAAVPGLKAVLLRYFNPIGAHPSGSIGELPLGVPNNLVPFVTQTGAGMRKELTVHGNDYATPDGSCVRDYIHVVDLAWAHVRALEWMEERTAPLCEVFNIGTGNGITVLDVVNTFMKVTGVNIPYTIGPRRPGDVESVYAETSKSGKVLGWKAERGLDDALRDAWTWQCALQKK, translated from the coding sequence ATGAAAAAAGTGATCGTAACCGGAGGGGCAGGGTTCATTGGCTCGCATACCTGTGTGGAGTTGCACAATGCGGGGTACACGCCTGTGATCGTGGATGATCTGCGGAACAGTGAAGAGCGCGCGTTGGAAGGGATCGCGGCGATCATGGGCAAAGCACCTAGCACCCACCGTGTGGATTGTACGGATGCAGCGGCGATGGATGCCGTGTTCGCAAAAGAAGGAGAAGTGTTCGGCGTCATTCATTTCGCAGCGGATAAAGCGGTTGGTGAGAGTGTGAAGGAGCCCTTGAAATACTACCGGAACAACGTGGGTTCGTTGGTGGTGCTGTTGGGTGCAATGAAGAAGCATGGTGTGGAGCGCATCGTGTTTTCATCGAGCTGTACGGTCTATGGTCAACCGGAGGAACTGCCGGTAACCGAAGCGGCACCGGACCGCAATGCGAACTCACCTTATGGCTTCACCAAAGTGGTGTGCGAACAATTGTTGCGCGATCAAAGCGCTGCGGTACCCGGTCTGAAGGCTGTGCTGTTGCGTTATTTCAATCCGATCGGTGCACACCCGAGTGGGTCCATTGGTGAATTGCCGCTGGGTGTGCCCAACAACCTGGTGCCCTTCGTTACGCAAACAGGTGCGGGCATGCGCAAGGAATTAACTGTGCATGGCAACGATTACGCAACACCGGATGGCAGTTGCGTGCGCGATTACATCCACGTGGTGGATCTTGCCTGGGCCCATGTGCGCGCGTTGGAATGGATGGAAGAACGTACCGCGCCGTTATGCGAAGTATTCAACATCGGAACGGGCAACGGCATAACGGTACTTGATGTGGTGAACACCTTCATGAAGGTGACCGGTGTGAACATTCCATACACGATCGGCCCACGGAGACCGGGCGATGTGGAAAGCGTTTATGCAGAGACGAGCAAGAGCGGCAAAGTGCTGGGTTGGAAAGCAGAACGCGGGTTGGATGATGCCTTGCGCGATGCCTGGACCTGGCAATGTGCGCTGCAGAAAAAGTGA
- a CDS encoding T9SS type A sorting domain-containing protein encodes MNDKNSVDRRSVYLNNLCRWGGSIPKGHRYGSFTFLILTLFLLQPTFTCQAQPLYSCCFETCLSLPFGLQYSPHTIIGANDGNGSLSLSNAGTYQEFDTCFYLVQVDSTGNSLWSRSLSIHPSEIHDSSEGDSVITTKYTYPTDIISDGQSGYYVSALRDSVTRTFDPDLGYYTGMGLRSFVLYKLNGMGELVWARRPSNNATMPLHKVVLHQDHIYGLAYSRNSSFYSPLDSSFHVTKLDTTGTPIWTKKVHTSGIVGNMDITMNANSLVAVATINNAINAVAFDLDGNVQWAKVFDSGYQDRLVGVVRMGDGYAIGLNRVDLAPHPIMLVIDSAGELLSSKSFMRHSNFNIQHFIPYDSNSVLMYQLGSTISGSPPQMLGQSDIWIIDQSNDVVLHERDHQWVIPVNSSYNSSVVQLTRSASGLLFLYRKSAFFQISTSTMTLPYIVQADSIGNTCAHRPSLSSVDSVSIESIQQSTMGFSLNDITLTSLNDNTVNEPFPIVVHSQCTGGVGVSEPEPVLPQVRVFPVPFSNTLNITAEQDQAYQLTLFDASSRTVDSYRFHGSTTVNTTDLDPGLYFYQIWSDNELVQSGKVLKQ; translated from the coding sequence ATGAACGACAAGAATTCGGTTGATAGGCGATCGGTGTACCTCAACAACCTATGTCGTTGGGGCGGTTCAATTCCGAAAGGTCACCGCTATGGGTCGTTCACTTTTTTGATCCTGACCCTCTTCTTGTTACAACCAACGTTTACGTGCCAAGCCCAACCGCTCTACTCGTGTTGTTTCGAAACCTGCCTATCACTTCCATTCGGTCTACAGTATAGTCCGCACACTATAATTGGCGCCAATGATGGCAATGGCTCCTTGAGCTTGAGCAACGCTGGCACATACCAAGAATTCGATACCTGTTTCTATTTAGTTCAGGTTGATAGTACCGGTAATTCGCTCTGGAGTCGGTCACTGTCTATTCATCCCAGTGAAATCCACGACAGTTCTGAGGGCGACTCCGTGATCACCACTAAATACACTTACCCAACGGATATCATTTCCGACGGTCAATCCGGCTATTACGTGAGTGCGCTGAGGGATTCAGTAACGCGAACGTTTGATCCCGATCTGGGATATTACACTGGAATGGGCTTAAGGTCTTTCGTTCTCTACAAGTTGAATGGGATGGGTGAGCTTGTATGGGCGAGGCGGCCTTCAAACAATGCAACCATGCCGTTGCATAAGGTCGTATTGCATCAAGATCATATTTACGGTCTGGCCTATTCGCGGAACAGTTCGTTCTATTCTCCACTGGACTCTAGTTTCCATGTTACTAAATTGGATACTACCGGAACGCCTATATGGACAAAAAAGGTGCATACATCCGGTATAGTTGGAAACATGGACATCACAATGAATGCCAATTCATTGGTCGCGGTTGCAACCATCAATAATGCAATAAATGCGGTTGCTTTTGATCTTGACGGGAATGTGCAATGGGCGAAGGTGTTCGACTCGGGATATCAGGACAGGCTAGTTGGCGTAGTCCGAATGGGTGATGGATATGCGATCGGGTTGAACCGGGTTGATCTGGCGCCACATCCGATCATGCTCGTAATTGATAGTGCCGGGGAACTGCTAAGTTCTAAGTCATTCATGCGGCATTCGAATTTCAACATTCAGCATTTCATTCCTTATGACAGTAACTCGGTACTGATGTACCAATTGGGTTCAACAATTTCGGGTTCTCCGCCACAAATGTTAGGGCAATCTGATATCTGGATCATTGACCAAAGCAATGATGTTGTTCTGCATGAGCGCGATCATCAATGGGTGATACCGGTAAATTCGTCATATAATAGTTCAGTTGTTCAATTGACCAGGTCCGCATCTGGGCTTCTCTTCCTCTATCGCAAAAGTGCTTTCTTCCAGATCTCCACTTCAACGATGACTTTACCATACATTGTACAAGCTGATAGTATCGGTAATACGTGTGCGCATCGTCCTTCACTTTCTTCGGTTGATTCGGTTTCCATTGAAAGTATCCAGCAGAGTACTATGGGTTTCTCTTTAAATGATATTACGCTGACCAGTCTTAACGACAACACCGTCAATGAACCCTTCCCAATTGTGGTGCATAGCCAATGCACAGGAGGAGTAGGAGTCTCCGAACCAGAACCGGTGCTTCCGCAAGTGCGTGTTTTTCCTGTACCCTTCTCGAATACACTGAACATTACCGCCGAACAGGACCAGGCCTATCAGCTTACCCTTTTTGATGCCTCTTCAAGAACTGTAGATAGTTACCGTTTCCATGGCTCCACAACAGTGAACACCACTGACCTTGACCCCGGTTTATACTTCTATCAGATCTGGTCGGACAATGAGCTTGTGCAAAGTGGGAAGGTTCTAAAGCAGTGA
- a CDS encoding DUF1851 domain-containing protein: protein MLEKFLAMYPPDAGCIPLEQSVVDALAPSVTPEVLALWQNGVGTYGNGLLQVVDPIKYEPAIYPYIMRDEKKRYVPLILTAFGSLYYLRQLNNPNTPMYPHDITLLDPQTGYAKHILFEVDEFFSDHLQKDSTRQDELQLDAFQKAMAAGVPPPTRDQMLCHTPMRALGGDGDPTRCTLGDALVHWDMLRQI, encoded by the coding sequence ATGTTGGAAAAATTCCTCGCTATGTACCCTCCGGATGCAGGCTGCATTCCTTTGGAGCAATCAGTGGTCGATGCGTTGGCTCCTTCGGTTACGCCGGAAGTATTGGCGCTTTGGCAAAACGGTGTTGGAACCTATGGGAATGGCTTGTTGCAAGTGGTGGACCCCATCAAATATGAGCCAGCGATCTACCCGTATATCATGCGCGACGAAAAGAAGCGTTATGTGCCGTTGATCCTCACTGCGTTCGGCAGCCTGTACTATCTGCGCCAATTGAACAATCCGAATACGCCCATGTACCCGCATGACATAACGTTGTTGGATCCGCAGACCGGCTATGCGAAGCACATTCTATTCGAGGTGGATGAGTTCTTCAGCGATCACCTGCAAAAGGACAGCACCCGCCAAGATGAACTGCAACTCGATGCATTCCAAAAAGCCATGGCGGCCGGTGTGCCGCCACCTACGCGCGATCAGATGTTATGTCACACACCCATGCGCGCACTTGGTGGCGATGGTGACCCCACCCGATGCACCCTTGGCGATGCGTTGGTCCACTGGGATATGCTCCGGCAAATCTGA
- a CDS encoding T9SS type A sorting domain-containing protein, whose product MTWNALNFSTASQDRVVYFQTVVDSLQPDILVVQEVEEEPAAAFFQSAVLGGSMAMAPFVDGFGTDNALYYNATVFEAVANIPIQTDLRDISQFVLVHLASGDTLRVFSVHLKSSSGSDNQDMRLNEVNALRQVTDQLPADSYFIVCGDFNTYGSNEPAYQRLLSTTGSGYFIDPIVLSGIWNNANYAPHHTQSTRSTAFGGGASGAMDDRFDMILFSPNLLATNGVTYVTNSTWAVGNDGQHYNQSINAMPNASVSQTMADALYYAADHLPVVASIEFFNRVSVEERVALNTLTVYPNPSHGTITVELPADHTSTVTVLDATGRMVYSDKGIGSLALDLNSLTGGVYYLKVTSSSEERVVKLLLL is encoded by the coding sequence ATGACCTGGAACGCACTCAACTTTTCTACGGCGTCTCAGGACAGGGTCGTCTATTTTCAGACGGTCGTGGATTCGCTACAGCCGGATATTCTGGTTGTGCAGGAGGTAGAGGAGGAGCCTGCTGCAGCGTTCTTTCAGAGTGCGGTGCTGGGCGGCAGCATGGCGATGGCACCGTTCGTTGATGGCTTCGGTACGGACAATGCGTTGTACTATAATGCTACTGTATTCGAGGCCGTAGCCAACATCCCCATTCAAACGGACCTGCGCGATATTTCACAATTCGTGTTGGTGCATTTGGCCTCCGGCGATACGCTGCGGGTGTTCTCCGTGCATTTGAAATCCAGCTCGGGTTCGGACAATCAGGACATGCGCTTGAACGAGGTGAATGCCTTGCGTCAGGTCACCGATCAGTTGCCAGCGGATTCCTACTTCATCGTATGTGGCGATTTCAATACCTATGGTTCCAATGAACCGGCCTATCAACGGTTGTTGTCCACTACGGGGAGCGGTTATTTCATCGATCCCATCGTGTTATCCGGAATATGGAACAATGCGAACTACGCACCCCACCACACCCAAAGCACACGCAGCACCGCGTTCGGCGGAGGCGCATCCGGCGCTATGGACGATCGGTTCGACATGATCCTCTTCTCGCCAAATTTGCTAGCCACAAATGGCGTGACCTATGTAACGAACAGCACCTGGGCCGTTGGTAACGATGGGCAACATTACAACCAGAGCATCAATGCGATGCCGAACGCATCCGTAAGCCAGACCATGGCCGATGCGCTCTATTATGCCGCGGACCATTTGCCGGTTGTCGCATCCATTGAGTTCTTCAATAGGGTTTCTGTTGAAGAACGTGTTGCACTGAACACGCTCACCGTTTATCCCAACCCAAGCCACGGAACGATCACCGTAGAACTACCAGCCGATCACACTTCAACAGTAACCGTGTTGGATGCAACGGGCAGAATGGTCTATTCCGACAAAGGAATTGGGTCGCTAGCATTGGACCTCAACAGCCTAACCGGTGGCGTGTACTACTTGAAGGTGACGAGTTCGAGCGAAGAGCGCGTGGTGAAGTTGTTATTGCTTTAG
- a CDS encoding HAD family phosphatase — MKYETILLDLGGVLIDVDYHAAANAFKALGYTDFEALYSKAQQDHLFDGFETGELSPAAFRDRIRQLHSSGLTDAQIDQCWNAMLGSVPPARLSLVAQLKEHYQVLLLSNTNAIHVPAFEAIIARENGITEFKSLFHGAYYSCEMRLRKPNSDAFHFVLDTHSADPERTLFIDDSFHHVEGARKAGLHAEFLDLGKEDIVGMVGRLGLLG, encoded by the coding sequence ATGAAGTACGAAACGATCCTTCTGGACCTCGGCGGCGTGTTGATCGACGTGGATTACCACGCTGCTGCCAATGCGTTCAAGGCCTTGGGGTACACGGATTTCGAGGCGCTTTACAGCAAGGCACAACAGGACCATTTGTTCGATGGATTCGAGACGGGTGAACTAAGCCCCGCTGCATTCCGCGACCGGATCCGCCAGCTCCACTCCTCCGGACTTACCGATGCACAGATCGATCAATGCTGGAATGCCATGTTGGGCTCCGTTCCTCCAGCGCGCCTTTCACTTGTCGCGCAATTGAAAGAACACTATCAAGTGCTGTTATTGAGCAATACCAATGCGATCCACGTACCGGCGTTCGAAGCGATCATTGCGCGGGAGAATGGGATCACCGAGTTCAAGAGCCTGTTCCACGGCGCCTATTACAGCTGCGAAATGCGGCTGCGAAAACCGAATTCCGATGCGTTCCATTTCGTGTTGGACACGCATAGTGCTGATCCTGAACGCACGTTGTTCATCGATGATTCGTTCCACCATGTGGAGGGTGCGCGCAAAGCAGGACTGCATGCGGAGTTTCTGGACCTTGGGAAAGAGGATATTGTGGGGATGGTGGGTAGGTTGGGGTTGCTTGGATAA
- the mce gene encoding methylmalonyl-CoA epimerase — protein MIRIEHIGIAVKDLDKAEELYAKLLGTPSYKREAVESEGVITSFFQVGPNKIELLESTKEDGPIAKAIEKRGEGMHHIAYEVADIREEMARLKAEGFTLLSEEPKRGADNKLVCFIHPKSAGGVLVELCQEMATQFPS, from the coding sequence ATGATCCGAATAGAACACATCGGCATTGCCGTTAAAGACCTTGATAAGGCGGAAGAGCTTTATGCGAAACTGCTGGGAACCCCGAGCTACAAACGGGAGGCCGTGGAGAGCGAAGGTGTGATCACCTCGTTCTTTCAAGTAGGTCCGAATAAGATCGAGTTGTTGGAAAGCACCAAAGAAGATGGACCCATCGCAAAGGCGATCGAAAAACGCGGTGAAGGCATGCATCACATTGCATACGAAGTGGCCGATATCCGCGAGGAAATGGCACGGTTGAAGGCAGAAGGGTTCACCCTGTTGAGCGAAGAACCCAAGCGTGGCGCGGACAATAAATTGGTGTGTTTCATCCACCCGAAAAGCGCCGGTGGCGTATTGGTGGAATTGTGCCAGGAAATGGCAACGCAATTTCCGTCGTAG
- a CDS encoding DUF1684 domain-containing protein → MMLRGLIALLFIGKLFSAQAQASNEQWLTGLNAYWEEINAEYSDPMHSPLLAEDRSHFTELERFEPNSTFAVTAQFKAKKGKEFGMRTSTDRMPIYQTVGRLSFKINGKKYKLTAYRNVELGKQEEYANYYFVPFTDLTNGDDTYGGGRYIDLEGPLEKNVALDFNRAYNPYCAYNAKYSCPVPPSGNHLNIKVLAGVKMAHE, encoded by the coding sequence ATGATGCTACGCGGGCTCATAGCATTGCTCTTCATTGGTAAGCTGTTCAGTGCGCAAGCTCAGGCCAGCAACGAACAATGGCTCACGGGCCTTAATGCGTATTGGGAAGAGATCAATGCGGAGTACAGTGACCCTATGCACTCACCCTTGTTGGCGGAAGACCGGTCACACTTCACGGAACTCGAGCGTTTTGAGCCGAACAGTACGTTTGCGGTCACCGCGCAGTTCAAGGCTAAAAAGGGAAAGGAATTCGGTATGCGGACCTCAACGGATCGGATGCCGATCTACCAGACTGTTGGGCGGCTTTCCTTCAAGATCAACGGTAAAAAATACAAGTTGACCGCCTATCGGAATGTGGAATTGGGTAAACAGGAGGAGTACGCCAATTATTACTTCGTTCCGTTCACGGACCTGACGAATGGAGATGATACGTACGGAGGAGGGCGATACATTGATCTGGAAGGACCCCTTGAAAAAAATGTAGCCTTGGACTTCAACCGGGCCTATAACCCGTATTGTGCCTATAATGCCAAGTATTCCTGCCCTGTTCCGCCCTCTGGCAATCACCTCAACATCAAGGTGTTAGCGGGAGTTAAAATGGCCCACGAGTAA